A stretch of the Porifericola rhodea genome encodes the following:
- a CDS encoding potassium channel family protein, producing the protein MNNRFAVIGLGQFGMSIALTLAERGAEVIAIDKELDKIEQVKEDVAVAVSLDSTDRKALSAQNVQEVDGAVVAIGEDFESLILTTVILQELKVKRIIARAANVQQRLILEKLGVEEILSPEETVGKSLAEMLLHPSIRSFLNLPDEYEIVEVDVPKRVANFTIADLKLRQEYDLNIVTIKRVFTEVEDGEEKEVKHIIGVPRPDTSLKQSDQLIILGKTDDINRFIESNQ; encoded by the coding sequence ATGAATAACCGCTTTGCTGTTATTGGCCTTGGCCAGTTTGGAATGTCTATCGCGCTTACCCTTGCTGAGCGTGGGGCAGAGGTTATTGCCATAGATAAGGAGCTAGACAAAATAGAGCAGGTCAAAGAGGATGTAGCAGTTGCTGTGTCTTTAGATTCCACTGACAGAAAAGCGCTAAGCGCTCAAAATGTACAGGAAGTAGACGGAGCAGTAGTAGCGATAGGAGAGGATTTTGAGAGTCTTATTCTTACTACGGTAATTCTGCAGGAACTTAAAGTAAAGCGCATTATAGCCCGGGCTGCTAACGTACAACAACGGCTTATTTTGGAGAAGCTGGGGGTAGAGGAGATTCTATCTCCTGAAGAGACAGTAGGCAAAAGTTTGGCAGAAATGCTATTACACCCAAGCATCCGTTCCTTTCTCAACCTTCCAGACGAATATGAGATAGTAGAAGTTGACGTTCCCAAACGGGTAGCCAATTTTACAATCGCAGATCTTAAGCTAAGACAGGAATACGACCTTAATATTGTAACCATTAAACGCGTATTTACTGAAGTAGAAGATGGAGAAGAAAAAGAAGTGAAACACATTATTGGCGTTCCCCGCCCCGATACTTCCCTTAAACAGTCTGACCAACTAATCATCTTAGGTAAAACCGATGATATCAACCGTTTTATAGAAAGTAATCAGTAA
- a CDS encoding FKBP-type peptidyl-prolyl cis-trans isomerase — protein sequence MRNKSILFTVIATVISALLFTGCDKEEDPNNELVQLLEDQVVEIESYLEINNITAEEVNGYYVEMLAENADGEAPEPNDIVGIYYEITTLDGQLVEKLEEGSSSAAIFPFMRDRVLLPIALYDLVANMNEGEEVRAFLPFDVAYRGFSLVDRLPAYSAVIIKLKLAEVMSEAELKVRVNTEIKQYLTEEGLLPADSLESGVYYSTTEEGTAEKVGANSVVSLRYSGKLLSGKEFDNNTDAGDQAYDVNMSKNEVIAGFKNAVANMSLNEKGVALLPFDQAYGSGYYAVPYKLMEELAYQRYVPSTFIDIPPYATLRFDLEVEEIN from the coding sequence ATGAGGAATAAGTCAATTCTATTCACCGTAATAGCTACTGTAATATCTGCTTTGTTATTTACAGGCTGCGATAAAGAGGAAGACCCGAACAACGAACTTGTACAACTACTTGAAGATCAGGTAGTAGAAATAGAGAGCTACCTTGAAATAAACAATATTACTGCAGAAGAGGTAAATGGCTATTATGTAGAAATGTTGGCCGAGAATGCGGATGGAGAAGCGCCTGAGCCTAATGATATAGTAGGCATTTATTATGAAATCACTACTCTGGATGGACAATTAGTGGAAAAGCTGGAAGAAGGAAGCAGTAGTGCGGCTATTTTTCCCTTTATGCGCGATCGTGTGCTTCTGCCTATTGCCTTATACGACCTTGTCGCAAATATGAATGAAGGTGAGGAAGTTAGAGCCTTTTTACCATTTGATGTTGCTTACAGGGGCTTTAGTCTGGTAGACAGACTTCCCGCATACAGTGCGGTTATTATTAAGCTCAAACTGGCAGAGGTTATGAGTGAAGCAGAGCTAAAAGTTCGTGTAAATACCGAGATTAAACAATACCTGACAGAAGAGGGCTTGCTACCAGCAGATAGTCTGGAAAGTGGTGTTTACTACTCCACTACTGAAGAAGGAACAGCAGAAAAAGTAGGAGCTAATAGCGTAGTTTCTTTACGATACAGTGGCAAACTATTGAGCGGCAAAGAGTTTGATAACAATACGGATGCTGGAGATCAGGCTTACGACGTAAACATGTCAAAAAACGAAGTAATCGCAGGCTTTAAAAATGCCGTAGCTAACATGAGTCTGAACGAAAAAGGAGTTGCTTTACTTCCTTTTGATCAGGCCTATGGTTCGGGCTACTATGCAGTGCCGTATAAACTGATGGAAGAATTAGCATATCAGAGATATGTACCTTCTACTTTTATCGATATTCCTCCATATGCTACCCTAAGGTTTGATCTGGAAGTTGAGGAGATTAATTAA
- a CDS encoding DHH family phosphoesterase, with product MQDINSFKKLLEEPKRIVIVPHVNPDADALGSSLGMASVLKKKGHEVTVISPTDYPSFLHWMKGNDEVIVYNQGNEQKADKIIEETDIIFCLDFCSLNRTDKMEQPLRQAKATKVLIDHHHGKEDFADFEYWDNKSAATCELIYQLVVDMGERQLLDKHTAEALYAGIMTDTGSFRHPNTTKHVHEVVAALIGLGADVSKVSKLVYDNNSLNRLKFIGFALSERLEVLTEFNTAYFAISADDLSNFSSRTGDTEGLVNYALSIGGITMAAIIIERDDAVKLSFRSVGDFAVNELAAKHFEGGGHKNAAGGISRIGMKETVDKFLNLLPEYKKQLHTNQKKQEIYLT from the coding sequence ATGCAAGATATTAATTCTTTCAAAAAATTATTAGAAGAGCCAAAGCGTATCGTGATTGTACCACATGTCAATCCAGATGCAGATGCTTTAGGCTCATCCCTGGGCATGGCTTCAGTTCTGAAGAAAAAAGGACACGAAGTCACCGTCATTTCCCCTACCGATTATCCTAGTTTTTTACATTGGATGAAAGGCAACGATGAGGTTATCGTCTACAATCAGGGAAATGAGCAGAAAGCCGACAAAATCATAGAAGAAACAGATATTATCTTTTGTCTGGACTTCTGCTCCCTCAACAGAACAGATAAGATGGAGCAGCCTTTGCGGCAGGCTAAGGCTACTAAGGTGCTGATAGACCATCATCATGGTAAGGAAGACTTCGCAGATTTTGAGTACTGGGATAATAAGTCTGCTGCCACCTGTGAGTTAATCTATCAACTGGTGGTAGATATGGGAGAGCGTCAGCTACTAGATAAGCATACTGCAGAAGCATTGTATGCGGGTATCATGACTGATACCGGGTCTTTTCGCCACCCAAATACCACCAAGCATGTGCATGAGGTAGTAGCAGCGCTCATTGGCTTAGGGGCAGATGTATCTAAAGTAAGTAAGCTTGTATATGATAATAACTCATTAAACAGGCTTAAATTTATTGGCTTTGCCCTTAGCGAGCGCTTGGAGGTGCTCACTGAGTTTAATACAGCTTACTTTGCTATATCGGCAGACGATTTGTCTAACTTCAGCTCCCGTACCGGAGATACCGAAGGCCTGGTAAATTACGCGCTTTCAATAGGTGGCATTACTATGGCAGCCATTATTATTGAAAGAGACGATGCAGTAAAGCTATCTTTCCGTTCGGTAGGCGATTTTGCGGTAAATGAGTTGGCCGCCAAACACTTTGAAGGTGGAGGTCATAAAAATGCAGCTGGGGGAATCTCCCGTATTGGCATGAAAGAAACTGTAGATAAATTTTTGAACTTACTTCCTGAATACAAGAAACAACTACATACAAATCAGAAAAAACAAGAAATTTATTTAACATGA
- a CDS encoding CheR family methyltransferase gives MSKTAEKKHLFIAGIGASAGGLTALSKLVANLPYYAPEVAIIVAQHLSPDYRSKLTSLLERVSRWPVLVAADGLKLEGGKVYVTPERCEITVENEHIKINELAHRVHPLPSADMLFKSIAQGAGSKSIGIILSGTGRDGTEGARAIKKQNGYVIAQEPEDAQQQGMPASAINAGAVDKILSAEEIGPELKHLLSTHPLAKNNNLSKEEHSLQLIFDLLAKQTGTNFSRYKLSTIERRVNRRLEALQLSSVSKYYEYIQNAPEEIEQLFNTVLIGVTSFFRDEKAYGALREYLRKVIHAKRPGDTIRVWSVGCSSGEEPYSIAMLLDDLLGEMSGAYSIQIFATDIDENGLNKGRKGFYSHSQVENLSDEVLSKYFEKVEGGYQVRKSIRQRVLFSKHDITTDPPFMRLDMISCRNVFIYFNQELQREVIPLFHYALLEGGYLLLGKSESISDRADLFKAADSQHKIYYRKEGVRHMVKHNKFRSHKKEGNEGATPPRLTELSLEEVAKETLVHSFEHPYVVIDERMEVAYIKGRLQPFVELEEGSLNTNLLSIINKSLHTELRVLLAKTKKTNTVNKSSLIRYQLGEVWAYVRISMSPLLYSTPRENHYLVIFELIEEDLRPQINLDEDSDNSEAWKDMRIIELEQELSSTKDHLHTFTEALETSNEELQALNEELLSTNEELKSANEEMETSNEELHSANDELSTANTELARSNEQLQIKEHQLMQTKEDLEISREKFYLALENSNIILFHQDEQLRYIWIYNAYSRIEGDALIGLNDLEISDFPPKDAKRLHEVKQEVLRSGKEIEVEVQVADRWYILKIKPIIRSGKVRGINGVGIDITDRKEAADEVAKNQSILSSIINQGADNMFAISTNYDIIMINDNAKKWLKKRLGVELNVGDSLMKKLEGMPDKQEDARQFFGNAFVDNKVTHTTYESTDKEGKNKRYYDAIFFPIMYQKGEILGAAYIGREITERVLLEQRVQEITKKSANLVGNEFFKGLTRQLASIFRMKHVYVGVFQEGGKSIKTLAFREDGKLTENFTYTLDNTPCEQVVETNTITYIQDVAEKFPQDEKLKRWSAESYVGVPITSPNKEESVGVLVMIDKKPWKNNPYTDYLLTLLSIRAGAELNRISAEQKIKEKSRQLNNVSSNVPGILYEFKQAINGDVKFTYISEACKQVFEVEQSEFINSAESFYTLVLEEDRDRLVKEQTRARRVKDFFHFEGRFITKISKQLKWIKINANCQTNEDGSANWYGFMDDITPLKETEAALEEAKNEAEKAARAKEDFLATMSHEIRTPLNAIIGLSNLLLRKNPREDQLENFKALKFSSENLMNLINDILDYSKVEAGKVEIEESEYNIKVLLDSIKQTHSLYANERNNRLEVKVGKGVPRILKGDQVKLAQILNNLVSNANKFTQNGKVSITVDLDHKKESEVSLNFSVKDTGIGISKANLNKIFEKFTQADSSTVRHYGGTGLGLAITKALLEMQGSQIQVESEEGVGSRFYFSLHQQVGKKRDLILQNEDEEYAAKDKQKKVRILLVEDVAINRMVVQQYFDEWWNSSIADEATNGLEALELVQKNDYDIILMDIRMPKMDGYEASEAIRKLGGWYEKIPIIALTADTNAEFRNDKRAAFIDDVVTKPFNPQNLYRKISQFTSFDQDETPVFHRSELPAQSAKNGIEPNFNKAEEPFKEAPHKIVKFYEMAIRSIEAYRANYFKALEEQNHKLISESMHKVKVLIDMLGLQEFYQEMYSTRKKMEAGASAEELKSESDKINSDINKLLQHIQQRLQVQRSTI, from the coding sequence ATGAGCAAAACAGCCGAAAAAAAACACTTATTTATTGCCGGAATAGGAGCTTCAGCCGGAGGGCTAACAGCACTAAGTAAACTGGTCGCTAACTTGCCATATTATGCTCCAGAAGTAGCCATTATTGTTGCTCAGCACCTTAGCCCTGATTATAGAAGTAAGCTTACTAGTTTGTTAGAACGCGTATCTCGCTGGCCGGTACTGGTTGCGGCAGATGGCCTGAAACTGGAAGGAGGAAAGGTATACGTAACCCCAGAGCGCTGTGAGATTACGGTAGAGAATGAGCATATAAAAATAAATGAGCTTGCCCACAGAGTACACCCCCTGCCTTCGGCAGACATGCTCTTTAAATCAATAGCACAAGGCGCCGGGTCTAAAAGTATAGGTATTATACTTTCTGGTACAGGTAGAGATGGCACAGAAGGCGCAAGAGCTATTAAGAAACAGAATGGCTATGTGATAGCACAGGAGCCTGAAGACGCACAGCAACAGGGTATGCCAGCCTCCGCTATCAATGCTGGGGCAGTAGATAAAATACTATCAGCAGAAGAGATCGGCCCCGAACTAAAGCATCTGCTAAGTACCCATCCACTGGCCAAAAACAATAACCTTAGTAAAGAGGAGCATAGTCTTCAGCTGATATTTGATCTGTTGGCAAAGCAGACAGGCACCAACTTTTCTCGTTACAAGCTTTCTACCATAGAACGGCGAGTTAACCGTCGGCTGGAAGCACTTCAGCTTAGCTCAGTATCTAAATACTATGAATACATTCAGAATGCACCTGAAGAGATAGAGCAACTTTTTAATACTGTACTTATTGGCGTTACCAGCTTTTTCAGAGACGAGAAGGCCTATGGAGCTCTGCGAGAGTATCTTAGAAAAGTAATTCATGCCAAACGCCCTGGGGATACGATCAGGGTATGGTCGGTAGGTTGTTCTTCAGGAGAAGAGCCCTATTCAATAGCCATGTTGCTAGACGATCTGCTTGGTGAAATGTCGGGGGCTTATAGCATACAGATATTTGCTACCGATATAGACGAAAATGGCCTCAACAAAGGCCGGAAGGGATTTTATAGCCATAGCCAGGTCGAGAATTTATCTGATGAAGTCTTAAGCAAGTATTTTGAAAAAGTAGAGGGTGGTTATCAGGTAAGAAAAAGTATTCGCCAGAGAGTACTGTTTTCTAAACATGATATAACAACTGACCCGCCTTTTATGCGCCTGGATATGATAAGTTGTAGAAACGTATTTATCTACTTCAACCAGGAGTTGCAACGTGAGGTCATTCCTCTTTTTCATTATGCCCTTCTGGAAGGCGGATACCTGTTGTTGGGCAAATCAGAAAGTATCTCAGATCGTGCCGATCTTTTTAAAGCAGCGGACTCTCAGCATAAGATATACTATCGGAAAGAGGGGGTTCGGCATATGGTGAAGCATAATAAGTTTAGGAGCCATAAAAAAGAAGGGAATGAAGGTGCTACCCCACCTAGACTGACCGAACTGTCATTAGAGGAAGTAGCGAAAGAAACCCTGGTTCATTCGTTTGAACACCCTTATGTCGTCATTGACGAACGTATGGAGGTGGCTTACATCAAAGGTCGTCTGCAACCATTCGTAGAGCTGGAAGAAGGTTCACTTAATACCAACCTGCTCAGTATTATTAATAAGTCATTGCACACCGAGCTACGAGTGCTACTGGCAAAAACTAAGAAGACCAATACGGTTAATAAAAGTAGCCTGATTCGCTATCAGCTGGGAGAAGTGTGGGCATATGTGCGCATAAGCATGAGCCCATTGTTATACTCAACGCCCAGAGAAAATCATTATCTGGTTATTTTTGAATTGATAGAGGAAGATTTACGACCGCAGATTAACCTGGACGAAGACTCTGATAATAGTGAAGCCTGGAAGGATATGCGCATCATAGAGCTGGAACAGGAGCTTTCTTCTACTAAAGATCATCTGCACACCTTTACTGAAGCGCTGGAAACTTCTAATGAGGAACTACAGGCCCTTAACGAAGAACTTCTCTCTACCAATGAAGAGCTGAAGTCTGCCAATGAAGAAATGGAGACCAGTAATGAGGAACTGCACTCCGCCAATGACGAACTAAGCACTGCCAATACTGAACTCGCTCGCAGTAACGAACAACTTCAAATCAAAGAGCATCAGCTGATGCAAACTAAAGAAGATCTGGAGATTAGCCGCGAAAAGTTTTATCTGGCGCTGGAAAACTCAAACATTATACTTTTCCATCAGGATGAGCAGCTCCGTTATATCTGGATTTACAATGCCTATTCTAGAATTGAGGGTGATGCACTTATTGGTCTAAATGACCTGGAAATTAGTGACTTCCCACCTAAAGATGCTAAAAGGCTGCACGAGGTAAAGCAAGAAGTCCTGCGTAGCGGAAAAGAAATAGAAGTAGAAGTACAGGTAGCTGATAGATGGTATATCCTTAAGATCAAACCTATTATCAGGAGTGGTAAAGTACGAGGCATCAACGGTGTAGGTATTGATATTACCGATCGTAAAGAAGCTGCCGATGAGGTAGCCAAAAACCAAAGCATTCTTAGCAGTATTATCAATCAGGGAGCGGACAATATGTTCGCGATTAGTACCAATTATGACATTATCATGATTAATGATAATGCAAAAAAATGGTTGAAGAAAAGGCTGGGTGTAGAGCTTAATGTAGGTGACTCCCTAATGAAAAAGCTTGAGGGGATGCCGGATAAACAGGAAGACGCCCGCCAGTTTTTTGGTAATGCGTTCGTAGATAATAAAGTAACGCACACTACTTACGAAAGCACTGATAAGGAAGGTAAAAACAAGCGTTATTACGATGCTATCTTCTTTCCTATCATGTATCAGAAGGGCGAAATACTGGGAGCAGCCTACATCGGGCGTGAAATTACTGAAAGGGTACTGTTAGAGCAGCGGGTACAGGAAATTACTAAGAAAAGTGCGAATCTGGTAGGTAATGAGTTTTTTAAAGGTTTAACAAGGCAACTAGCTTCTATCTTCCGCATGAAACACGTCTACGTGGGAGTATTTCAGGAAGGTGGTAAGTCTATTAAAACGCTGGCGTTTAGAGAAGATGGCAAGCTTACAGAAAACTTTACCTATACATTAGATAATACGCCCTGCGAACAGGTGGTGGAGACCAATACAATTACATACATTCAGGATGTAGCCGAGAAGTTTCCTCAAGATGAAAAACTGAAACGCTGGAGCGCAGAAAGCTATGTGGGCGTGCCTATTACTTCGCCTAATAAAGAAGAGTCTGTGGGCGTATTGGTAATGATTGACAAGAAACCCTGGAAAAACAATCCTTATACCGATTATCTACTTACGCTTTTGAGTATAAGGGCTGGAGCAGAACTCAACCGTATTTCTGCTGAGCAGAAAATAAAAGAGAAAAGTCGCCAGCTAAACAATGTAAGCAGTAATGTGCCAGGCATACTGTATGAGTTCAAACAAGCTATAAATGGAGACGTAAAGTTTACCTACATCAGCGAAGCCTGTAAGCAAGTGTTTGAAGTAGAGCAGTCCGAATTTATAAATAGTGCAGAGAGTTTTTATACCCTGGTACTGGAAGAAGATAGAGACAGGTTAGTAAAAGAGCAAACCAGAGCTCGCAGGGTTAAAGACTTTTTCCATTTTGAGGGGCGCTTTATTACCAAAATTAGTAAGCAGCTGAAGTGGATAAAAATCAATGCTAATTGTCAGACTAATGAAGATGGCAGTGCCAACTGGTACGGTTTTATGGATGACATTACGCCTCTTAAAGAAACTGAAGCTGCATTGGAGGAGGCTAAAAATGAAGCCGAGAAAGCTGCTCGTGCCAAAGAAGATTTTCTGGCTACTATGAGTCACGAAATACGCACTCCTCTCAATGCGATCATTGGGCTTAGTAATCTGCTGCTGCGCAAAAACCCTCGTGAAGATCAGTTGGAAAATTTTAAGGCACTTAAATTTTCCTCAGAAAACCTGATGAACCTGATCAACGATATTCTGGATTACAGCAAAGTAGAGGCAGGAAAGGTTGAAATAGAAGAATCAGAGTATAATATCAAGGTTTTGCTGGACAGCATCAAGCAAACTCACTCTCTCTACGCTAACGAAAGAAACAACCGACTGGAGGTAAAAGTAGGTAAAGGAGTACCTAGAATTTTAAAAGGAGATCAGGTAAAACTGGCTCAGATACTCAACAATCTGGTAAGCAATGCTAATAAATTTACTCAGAATGGAAAAGTCAGTATTACTGTAGACCTGGATCATAAGAAAGAGTCTGAGGTATCGCTTAACTTCTCGGTAAAAGATACAGGCATAGGTATTTCTAAAGCCAACCTCAACAAAATTTTTGAGAAGTTTACGCAGGCAGATAGTTCTACAGTACGCCACTACGGAGGCACCGGACTGGGTTTGGCCATTACCAAAGCACTTTTAGAGATGCAGGGCAGCCAAATACAGGTGGAAAGCGAAGAGGGGGTAGGCTCCAGGTTTTACTTTTCATTACACCAACAGGTGGGGAAAAAACGTGACCTTATACTCCAGAATGAAGATGAAGAGTACGCAGCAAAAGACAAGCAGAAAAAAGTACGAATACTTTTAGTAGAAGATGTGGCGATCAATCGTATGGTAGTGCAGCAATACTTTGATGAGTGGTGGAACAGTTCCATTGCCGATGAGGCTACCAATGGTCTTGAAGCTCTGGAGCTTGTACAGAAGAATGATTATGATATCATACTCATGGATATACGTATGCCTAAAATGGATGGCTACGAGGCTTCTGAAGCAATTAGAAAATTAGGGGGGTGGTACGAGAAAATTCCAATCATAGCACTTACAGCTGATACCAATGCTGAGTTTAGAAATGACAAACGTGCTGCTTTTATTGATGACGTTGTTACTAAACCATTTAACCCGCAAAACCTATATCGTAAAATATCCCAGTTTACTTCATTTGATCAGGATGAGACTCCCGTATTTCATAGGTCAGAGCTACCTGCCCAATCGGCAAAAAATGGTATAGAACCTAACTTCAACAAAGCCGAAGAGCCGTTTAAAGAAGCACCACATAAGATTGTTAAATTTTATGAGATGGCTATACGCTCTATAGAGGCCTACCGTGCCAACTACTTTAAAGCGC
- a CDS encoding FKBP-type peptidyl-prolyl cis-trans isomerase — protein sequence MKLNITNLLSLAGLAVVSMLSACDQVGGGSYETAESGLQYKYIEEGSGENAQIGEILLINMTYSTEDDSLLFDTKEQGGPVPIKIDSTANGQIYEGFSMLKEGDSVAFKISAQEVFVNTFKAPIPGFIDSLSHIIFNIGVEDVMTDEDFRAYQMEMMRKEQEKMLAQQSEQMEVDSTKIEEYLDENNIEAESTDSGLRYVIEKEGTGVQPSPGDSVYVHYTGKLLDGTQFDSSRDRGEPLAFPIGQGWVIPGWDEGIALLNKGGKATLYIPSPLAYGPQARGNVIKENSILVFDVELVDVKQASN from the coding sequence ATGAAATTGAATATCACTAACCTATTAAGCTTAGCTGGACTTGCAGTAGTAAGCATGTTATCTGCCTGCGATCAGGTAGGCGGCGGTTCGTATGAGACTGCTGAGTCTGGGCTACAGTACAAATACATTGAGGAAGGAAGCGGCGAAAACGCTCAGATAGGAGAAATCTTACTGATCAATATGACTTACTCTACAGAAGATGACTCACTTCTTTTTGATACAAAGGAGCAAGGTGGTCCAGTACCTATCAAAATAGACTCTACAGCCAACGGGCAAATCTACGAAGGCTTTAGCATGCTTAAAGAAGGAGATAGCGTTGCGTTCAAAATTAGTGCTCAGGAAGTTTTTGTAAATACTTTTAAAGCACCAATACCAGGCTTTATTGATTCTTTGAGCCACATTATATTCAACATAGGTGTAGAAGATGTGATGACCGACGAAGATTTCCGTGCTTACCAGATGGAGATGATGCGCAAAGAGCAGGAGAAGATGCTGGCACAGCAGTCAGAGCAAATGGAGGTAGACAGCACCAAAATTGAAGAGTATCTGGACGAAAACAATATAGAGGCAGAATCTACAGACTCTGGCCTTCGTTATGTTATTGAAAAAGAAGGTACAGGCGTGCAGCCCTCTCCAGGAGACTCAGTATATGTTCATTATACTGGCAAACTGTTAGATGGTACTCAGTTTGATTCTTCTCGCGACCGTGGTGAGCCACTGGCTTTTCCTATTGGTCAGGGTTGGGTAATTCCCGGCTGGGATGAAGGCATAGCCCTGCTAAACAAAGGTGGCAAAGCCACATTGTACATCCCTTCTCCACTTGCTTATGGTCCTCAGGCCAGAGGTAATGTAATCAAAGAAAACTCTATACTTGTTTTTGATGTAGAGCTAGTGGACGTTAAGCAGGCTTCTAACTAA
- a CDS encoding NifU family protein, which translates to METTNTTRTPKYNVHIYMESNPNPNSLKFVTNLMLIPEGESFDFPDAESAAHAPLALELFEIQHVERVFYMSNFITVTKSDVVEWVEIQDKVKQHIKTFLEDGKAILVNEAVANGTAIDENDSETVKKIKGILDEYIRPAVEQDGGAISFHSYEDGVVKVLLQGSCSGCPSSTVTLKAGIENLLKTMLPNEIKEVEAEGV; encoded by the coding sequence ATGGAAACCACCAATACCACCAGGACTCCTAAATACAATGTACATATCTACATGGAGTCTAATCCTAACCCCAACTCACTTAAGTTTGTAACTAACCTGATGCTTATACCTGAAGGTGAAAGTTTTGACTTTCCTGATGCTGAGAGTGCAGCTCATGCTCCTTTAGCTCTGGAATTGTTTGAGATTCAGCATGTAGAGCGAGTGTTTTATATGAGCAACTTCATTACTGTGACTAAGAGTGATGTTGTAGAGTGGGTAGAGATTCAGGATAAAGTAAAGCAACACATAAAAACTTTTCTTGAAGATGGAAAAGCTATTCTGGTAAATGAGGCAGTTGCTAACGGCACTGCTATTGACGAAAACGATAGCGAAACCGTAAAAAAAATAAAAGGCATACTAGACGAGTATATACGCCCAGCGGTAGAGCAGGATGGCGGAGCTATCAGCTTCCACTCTTATGAGGACGGCGTTGTAAAAGTATTACTACAAGGCTCATGTAGCGGATGCCCCTCTTCTACAGTTACTTTGAAGGCAGGTATAGAAAACTTACTAAAAACTATGCTACCTAATGAGATTAAAGAAGTAGAAGCTGAAGGTGTATAA
- a CDS encoding uridine kinase family protein produces MNRPYIVGISGGSGSGKTQVLTWLQRILDPEDICLFSQDNYYRDRLTTSADEVRAFNFDDPNVIDVAQFADDLSQLRQGYTVNRREYTFNKSAANAPMLEFRPAPIIVVEGIFIFHYKEIKSLLDLKVFVDVQEHLKFTRRIARDTRERGYLLDDVLYKYTEHVAPAYDKFIAPYRHSADIVIPNNQHCPAHKCPPAVEVLSEFLKSKIL; encoded by the coding sequence ATGAATCGTCCGTACATCGTGGGTATATCCGGAGGTAGCGGTTCAGGCAAGACCCAGGTACTCACCTGGTTGCAGCGAATACTGGACCCCGAAGATATCTGTCTTTTCTCTCAGGATAACTATTATCGTGATCGGCTGACTACATCTGCGGATGAAGTGCGTGCCTTCAATTTTGATGACCCTAACGTGATAGATGTAGCACAATTTGCAGATGACCTGAGCCAGCTCAGACAAGGCTACACGGTAAATAGGCGAGAGTATACATTTAACAAATCCGCAGCGAATGCTCCTATGCTAGAATTTCGTCCTGCGCCTATCATCGTAGTGGAAGGCATATTTATTTTCCATTATAAAGAGATTAAATCGTTATTGGATCTTAAGGTATTTGTTGATGTGCAGGAGCACCTTAAATTTACGCGTAGGATTGCCAGAGACACCAGAGAGCGAGGGTATTTGTTAGATGATGTATTGTATAAATACACAGAGCATGTAGCACCAGCTTACGACAAATTTATTGCCCCCTACAGACATTCCGCAGATATTGTTATTCCTAACAACCAACATTGCCCGGCGCACAAATGCCCGCCAGCAGTAGAAGTGCTCAGTGAGTTTTTAAAAAGCAAAATATTATGA
- a CDS encoding non-canonical purine NTP diphosphatase — protein sequence MKICFATNNANKLKEIRQLLGNTIAIQSLQEIGCTEELPENQDTLEGNSEEKARYVYEHYQQDCFADDTGLEVNALEGEPGVYSARYAGPQRSNEDNMEKLLTRLNGKADRSARFRTVITLILSGKQYQFEGIVKGKIVSERSGKQGFGYDPIFVPEGYSQTFAEMDMQTKNKISHRGLATKKLADFLMQL from the coding sequence ATGAAAATTTGTTTTGCTACTAATAATGCCAATAAGCTGAAAGAAATTCGTCAGCTGTTGGGCAATACCATAGCCATCCAAAGCCTACAGGAGATAGGTTGTACCGAAGAGCTACCTGAGAATCAGGACACGCTGGAAGGAAACTCCGAAGAAAAAGCTCGCTACGTATACGAACACTATCAGCAGGATTGTTTTGCAGATGATACTGGGCTGGAGGTAAATGCCCTAGAAGGAGAGCCTGGCGTATACTCTGCCCGCTACGCAGGGCCGCAAAGGAGTAATGAAGACAATATGGAGAAGCTTTTAACAAGGCTAAATGGTAAGGCTGATCGTTCTGCACGCTTCCGTACTGTAATTACGCTTATCCTGTCCGGTAAACAGTATCAGTTTGAGGGAATCGTAAAAGGTAAAATAGTAAGTGAGCGCAGTGGCAAGCAGGGCTTTGGCTACGACCCCATCTTTGTTCCTGAAGGTTATAGCCAGACTTTTGCCGAAATGGACATGCAAACCAAAAACAAAATCAGTCATCGTGGATTAGCTACTAAAAAGCTAGCTGATTTTTTAATGCAACTTTAA